The following coding sequences lie in one Methylotuvimicrobium alcaliphilum 20Z genomic window:
- the trkA gene encoding Trk system potassium transporter TrkA, with the protein MKILILGAGVTGSSVASALASEENDIVVIDRKPELLAALKERYDIATVAGNAAHPSILEMAGVRDTDIVIAVTDRDETNMLACQIINTLYSKPKTIARVRAIDFLKHPELFNPYGIAIDIVISPEQIVMEAIHNLIKFPGVLHISSFADGLVRLFSIKAVPEGFLTGKKIKALKQKLANGKIRVVAIFRQGESLEVNGEADILEGDEVFFVSPRHKIRKVLTELHTLEEPVKTIMIAGGGHIGKRLAMALEHNHQVKVIEHDPVRVKKIANELENTVVLQGDCTEETLLVDELIAKTDLFCAVTNNDGVNIIAAALAKKLGVKKTICLLNHGSYIKLLTGSEIDVVVQPNQETLGHILKHVRKGDVARVSSLCGGSAEAIEAIAHKDEDGRSLSVVGLRVDEVKLPEGVVLGALIRNKEVVPIHHDTVFEENDHIVMFALDKKLVKNIESYFQRI; encoded by the coding sequence ATGAAAATACTCATTTTAGGCGCCGGCGTGACCGGCTCGTCCGTTGCCAGTGCTTTGGCAAGCGAAGAAAACGATATTGTTGTAATCGATAGAAAACCGGAATTATTAGCGGCGTTGAAGGAACGCTACGATATTGCCACGGTAGCCGGTAATGCGGCCCATCCCAGTATATTAGAGATGGCCGGTGTCCGCGATACCGATATCGTCATCGCGGTAACCGACCGGGATGAAACCAATATGCTGGCTTGCCAGATCATCAACACTTTATATAGTAAGCCAAAAACGATCGCTCGGGTAAGAGCTATCGATTTTCTTAAGCATCCCGAATTATTCAATCCTTATGGTATCGCGATCGATATCGTGATCAGTCCCGAACAGATTGTGATGGAAGCGATTCATAATTTAATCAAGTTCCCGGGTGTTTTACATATTTCTTCATTTGCGGATGGACTGGTAAGGCTCTTTTCGATCAAGGCCGTGCCCGAGGGTTTTTTAACCGGCAAAAAAATCAAGGCGCTCAAACAAAAACTCGCTAATGGAAAGATTCGAGTCGTGGCGATATTCAGACAGGGCGAGTCATTGGAGGTTAATGGCGAGGCCGATATTCTCGAAGGCGACGAAGTTTTTTTCGTTTCTCCGCGGCATAAAATCCGCAAAGTATTGACCGAACTTCATACCTTGGAAGAACCGGTCAAAACGATCATGATTGCCGGCGGCGGCCACATAGGCAAACGCTTGGCGATGGCGCTGGAGCATAATCACCAGGTTAAGGTTATTGAGCATGACCCGGTACGGGTTAAGAAAATTGCCAACGAACTCGAAAATACTGTGGTACTACAGGGCGACTGTACCGAGGAAACGTTACTCGTCGATGAGCTAATTGCCAAGACCGATTTGTTTTGCGCAGTTACTAATAACGACGGCGTCAATATTATTGCCGCCGCCTTGGCAAAAAAACTGGGAGTCAAAAAAACGATTTGTTTGCTCAATCATGGCTCGTATATCAAGTTATTGACGGGCAGTGAAATCGATGTCGTGGTTCAACCGAATCAGGAAACCTTAGGGCATATACTCAAACATGTTCGCAAAGGCGATGTCGCCAGGGTAAGCTCTTTATGCGGCGGGAGCGCCGAAGCTATCGAGGCAATAGCGCATAAGGACGAAGACGGCCGCTCATTATCGGTCGTGGGGCTTAGAGTCGATGAAGTGAAACTTCCCGAAGGTGTCGTGCTGGGCGCCTTGATTCGAAATAAAGAAGTCGTTCCGATTCATCACGATACGGTTTTCGAAGAGAACGATCATATCGTGATGTTCGCGCTGGATAAGAAACTCGTTAAAAATATTGAAAGTTATTTTCAGCGCATTTAA
- a CDS encoding FeoC-like transcriptional regulator yields the protein MILSDLRNYIKQRHKVAMVDLVNHFDMDADAIRGMLGKWISKGKIKSSSPNGSCGTSCCKCDPALTEFYEWVD from the coding sequence GTGATACTGTCCGATCTTAGAAACTATATCAAGCAAAGGCATAAAGTGGCGATGGTGGATTTAGTCAATCATTTCGATATGGATGCCGATGCGATTAGAGGCATGTTAGGTAAATGGATCAGTAAAGGAAAAATTAAATCGTCATCGCCGAATGGGTCGTGCGGGACCAGTTGCTGTAAATGCGACCCGGCATTGACCGAATTTTATGAATGGGTTGATTAA
- a CDS encoding fused response regulator/phosphatase: protein MKILVVDDIEQNRLMLFKLLSRKAHQILFAENGLEAIEQFNHEQPDLVLMDIMMPVMDGFEATAKIRALNIDKWVPILILSAVDGEDNVVKGLEAGADDYLPKPINPAILYAKLTSIERSIEMQNSIIEGKRQLQAYQDQNEVEQRFAQTIFDRLIHQNDLQDPQLNYWLLPARRFSGDLVCVKRISPDRLYFMLADSTGHGLAAALPTIIVNQVFQGMTKKRLLVSCIAREINNRLKKELPAGHFVALALGMVDNRNQWIEIWNGGLPDQWALDLQGIPIRAFKSQHTFAGVLDNDEFDDGTEIWQWQQACELFFYSDGLVDIEDPLSECSGHDWLLKTLKQSTSRERIQAIQAQLSDYMQKNEIHDDISCLSIQCR, encoded by the coding sequence ATGAAAATATTGGTCGTAGACGACATAGAGCAAAACAGATTGATGCTGTTTAAGCTATTATCGCGAAAAGCGCATCAAATCCTATTTGCCGAAAACGGACTCGAAGCCATCGAACAATTCAATCACGAACAGCCGGACTTAGTACTGATGGATATCATGATGCCGGTCATGGATGGCTTTGAAGCGACCGCCAAAATCAGAGCCTTGAATATCGATAAATGGGTTCCGATTCTTATTTTGAGCGCTGTCGACGGCGAGGATAATGTCGTCAAAGGCCTTGAGGCCGGCGCCGACGATTATTTGCCCAAGCCCATCAATCCAGCGATTCTCTATGCGAAGCTAACAAGTATCGAACGGTCGATCGAGATGCAAAACAGCATCATTGAAGGAAAGCGCCAACTCCAAGCTTACCAAGACCAAAATGAAGTCGAACAGCGTTTCGCGCAGACGATCTTCGATCGTTTGATTCATCAAAACGACTTACAAGACCCGCAGTTGAATTATTGGCTACTGCCAGCCAGACGTTTTAGCGGCGATTTAGTTTGCGTTAAACGTATCAGCCCCGACCGTCTCTATTTTATGTTGGCCGATTCGACCGGACACGGACTCGCTGCCGCGCTGCCGACCATCATCGTCAACCAAGTCTTTCAAGGGATGACGAAAAAAAGATTATTGGTTTCTTGCATTGCCAGAGAAATCAACAATCGCCTAAAAAAAGAATTACCAGCCGGGCATTTCGTGGCATTAGCCCTAGGCATGGTCGATAACCGTAACCAATGGATTGAAATATGGAACGGGGGCTTACCCGACCAATGGGCTCTGGATCTTCAAGGCATTCCTATCCGTGCTTTCAAATCGCAACATACATTCGCCGGCGTACTGGACAATGACGAATTTGACGATGGCACAGAAATCTGGCAATGGCAGCAAGCGTGCGAATTATTTTTCTATTCCGACGGACTCGTCGACATTGAAGACCCTCTCTCCGAATGTTCCGGCCATGATTGGCTGCTGAAAACCTTAAAGCAATCCACATCGAGAGAACGGATACAAGCCATTCAAGCCCAATTATCCGATTACATGCAAAAAAATGAAATTCACGATGATATTTCTTGTCTATCTATTCAATGCCGTTAA
- a CDS encoding ATP-binding protein, with protein sequence MSEQPLNSILIGYLSEVRGDGMEARIAEQHSSDLPIIRIGNEEILAGHIGSYVVIRQGTIGVLALVFKMWERDRFDSVGIRKADRFISLIPVGEIQENGSFVRGVRHYPTPGAKVYAVGLSEINAIFSAFREYEFFIGQLASHKEYHLSLDPRALFGRHFAIIGQSGSGKSWTVTSLIQHTIKAMPKAHLIMLDLHGEYCWKDDNGTIQSAFPSDMVNYVDAMDMEMPYWMMSYAELVDLFIDRNDNGASMQMAFMREILQQLKRKEAKEIGLGVVSIDTPIYFSLAELYMQFKNANEERKDFGKSKGALFGQFDEFLVRMQSRFNDVRYDFLLKPKKRNTSAGMADLLRQFIGLGDNKANITVVDLSSVPTDVRPAVSAQVGRLAYEFNYWNPRRREFPITLICEEAHAYIPREKGGQFEGTKRMMERIAKEGRKYGVSIGVISQRPTELSETMLAQCSSFFCLRTTNPDDQAYIRGLVPEAEGDLTDILTSLGRGEALVLGEAAPLPTRVQIYRPNPEPKSNDVDYYTGWREGPDDLDVDQIVQLWRTQTRK encoded by the coding sequence ATGTCCGAGCAACCCTTAAATAGTATTCTAATCGGCTATCTTTCCGAAGTGCGCGGAGATGGCATGGAGGCCAGAATAGCCGAACAGCATTCTTCCGACTTGCCGATTATTCGAATTGGTAACGAAGAAATCCTTGCCGGTCATATTGGTTCGTATGTCGTTATAAGGCAAGGAACAATTGGCGTTCTGGCTTTGGTTTTTAAAATGTGGGAGCGCGATCGTTTCGATTCGGTCGGGATACGCAAGGCGGATCGTTTTATTTCGTTGATTCCGGTCGGGGAAATCCAGGAAAACGGCAGCTTCGTTCGAGGCGTTAGACATTATCCGACGCCCGGTGCGAAAGTTTACGCTGTCGGCTTAAGCGAAATTAACGCTATTTTTTCTGCCTTTAGGGAGTACGAATTTTTTATCGGCCAATTGGCATCGCATAAGGAATATCATCTCAGTCTCGATCCTCGCGCCTTGTTCGGGCGTCACTTCGCGATCATCGGGCAATCCGGTTCGGGTAAGTCCTGGACCGTCACTAGCCTGATTCAACATACCATCAAGGCCATGCCGAAAGCGCATTTGATTATGTTGGATTTACACGGGGAATATTGTTGGAAGGACGATAATGGCACAATTCAATCTGCCTTTCCTAGCGACATGGTCAACTATGTCGATGCGATGGATATGGAGATGCCTTATTGGATGATGAGTTATGCAGAGCTGGTCGATCTCTTTATCGATCGCAACGATAACGGCGCTTCGATGCAGATGGCATTCATGCGTGAAATCTTGCAACAACTCAAGCGGAAGGAAGCAAAGGAAATCGGTTTAGGCGTGGTTTCGATCGATACGCCGATCTATTTTTCGCTGGCCGAATTGTATATGCAGTTCAAAAATGCCAATGAAGAGCGTAAGGATTTCGGTAAAAGCAAGGGTGCTTTATTTGGTCAATTTGACGAATTTTTAGTCAGAATGCAGAGTCGATTCAACGATGTGCGTTACGATTTTTTATTAAAGCCGAAAAAACGCAATACTTCTGCCGGCATGGCCGATTTACTGCGGCAGTTCATAGGATTGGGCGATAACAAGGCCAATATTACCGTTGTCGATCTGAGTTCGGTGCCGACCGATGTTCGGCCGGCGGTTTCCGCACAAGTGGGCCGGTTGGCCTATGAATTCAATTATTGGAATCCGAGACGCCGGGAATTTCCGATTACGCTGATTTGCGAAGAGGCTCATGCTTATATCCCGCGTGAGAAAGGCGGTCAGTTCGAAGGAACAAAAAGGATGATGGAGCGTATCGCAAAAGAAGGGCGAAAATACGGCGTTTCGATCGGGGTCATTAGCCAAAGGCCGACCGAGTTATCGGAAACGATGTTGGCCCAATGCAGTTCGTTTTTCTGTCTGAGAACCACTAACCCGGACGATCAAGCTTATATACGCGGATTGGTTCCGGAAGCCGAAGGCGACTTGACCGATATTTTAACCTCGCTCGGAAGAGGTGAGGCGTTAGTGCTGGGTGAGGCTGCGCCGTTGCCGACGCGCGTGCAGATCTATCGCCCTAATCCCGAGCCGAAAAGTAATGACGTGGATTATTATACGGGTTGGCGTGAAGGCCCTGACGATTTGGATGTGGATCAAATTGTGCAGTTATGGCGCACTCAAACCCGAAAATAA
- a CDS encoding putative metalloprotease CJM1_0395 family protein yields MLSDLTSIQPAFVGFNFRNTVAAEQNPSADENDTQIQGRDTSLADDAQFSIEEQRQIEALKARDAEVRAHEQAHLNAAAGIAVSGASFSYQTGPDGNRYAIGGEVQIDTSPVPGDPEATQRKAESIRRAALAPAQPSSQDFSVAANAARMASDARIELLKQTQENADPKFGTAIDIAV; encoded by the coding sequence ATGCTGTCGGACTTAACCAGCATTCAACCCGCTTTTGTAGGATTTAATTTTCGAAATACGGTAGCTGCCGAACAAAATCCTAGCGCTGACGAAAACGACACTCAAATCCAAGGACGAGACACAAGCCTTGCGGATGATGCGCAATTTTCTATCGAGGAACAGCGTCAAATCGAGGCATTAAAGGCCCGGGACGCCGAAGTCAGGGCTCATGAGCAAGCGCATCTAAATGCGGCCGCAGGCATTGCCGTCAGCGGCGCAAGCTTTTCCTATCAAACCGGTCCCGACGGAAACCGCTACGCCATCGGCGGCGAAGTCCAAATCGACACCTCCCCGGTCCCCGGCGATCCGGAGGCAACGCAGAGAAAAGCCGAATCTATTCGCAGAGCGGCACTTGCTCCGGCGCAACCATCCTCTCAAGATTTCAGTGTGGCAGCCAACGCCGCCAGAATGGCAAGCGATGCCAGAATTGAACTTCTCAAACAAACGCAGGAAAACGCCGACCCTAAGTTTGGCACCGCCATCGATATCGCCGTTTAA
- a CDS encoding potassium channel family protein translates to MAQYAIIGLGRFGMTLALQLAKMGNDVIGVDNERKVIERVANSLSHAMIADVTDEGVLKELSLDYYDAVVVAIGEDMQASLICVVHLKNLGIKNIWVKATTEEHHLILKSLNVSRIIHPEEEMGIRTARALHYPMVREYMTLGDRQYVVEIPAVEKLSGSSLADLLSEVKNQVFCLLIKRREKLYPSPHEQFVIECGDVLILAGDRPSLTKLVPRLM, encoded by the coding sequence ATGGCTCAGTATGCAATCATTGGTTTGGGCCGTTTTGGCATGACGCTGGCTTTGCAATTGGCGAAGATGGGTAATGATGTGATCGGTGTCGATAACGAAAGAAAGGTTATCGAACGAGTGGCGAATTCCCTTAGTCATGCCATGATCGCCGATGTAACGGATGAAGGGGTCTTAAAAGAGTTGAGTTTGGATTACTATGATGCCGTGGTGGTCGCAATCGGCGAGGACATGCAGGCCAGTTTGATTTGCGTGGTCCATTTAAAAAACCTGGGTATTAAGAATATTTGGGTTAAAGCCACGACAGAAGAACATCACCTTATTTTGAAAAGCTTGAACGTAAGCCGAATTATTCACCCGGAAGAGGAAATGGGGATAAGGACGGCACGAGCGCTTCATTATCCGATGGTACGGGAGTACATGACTTTGGGTGACAGGCAGTATGTGGTTGAAATTCCTGCTGTTGAAAAACTCTCAGGCTCATCGTTGGCGGACTTGCTATCAGAGGTAAAAAACCAGGTATTTTGTCTTTTGATCAAGCGGCGCGAGAAATTATATCCTTCCCCTCACGAACAATTTGTTATCGAATGCGGCGATGTGCTGATTTTGGCGGGAGACAGGCCGTCATTGACAAAGTTGGTGCCGAGGTTAATGTAA
- a CDS encoding TrkH family potassium uptake protein gives MQAKVVLRSIGLMLMMFSTTLFLPLLVSYIYQDQAESLFWQSFLILLTAGAVLWFPFRNEKRQLYHRDGFLIVALFWMILGTMGAVPFILGDTPSLSITDAVFESVSGFTTTGATILEGLDDMPKSILFYRQLLQWFGGMGVIVLALAVLPVLGIGGMQLFRAEVPGPVKDSKLTPRIAGTAKALWVIYLGITIICAIAYRIAGMDWFDAIGHSFSTAANGGYSTHDDSIGFFKNPAIEIVAIFFMAVSGMNFALHFAALQSASLKVYLLDSEARTYLLLMILSGSVVGGILYYEGISDFSLFDAMRHGMFQIVSFMTTAGFSTTDFYNWPGPVPVMLVFIGFVGGCAGSTAGGLKVIRVMLLYKQGDREIQRLIHPNARIPVKVGKEVQQERIIEAVWGFFGLYVVSFVVIMLLMMAGGLDQVTAFSAVAACINNVGPGLGDVATSFRTVSDPVKWLACFAMLLGRLEIFTILVLLSPKYWRY, from the coding sequence ATGCAAGCTAAAGTCGTTTTAAGAAGCATCGGACTGATGTTGATGATGTTCAGCACCACACTGTTCCTGCCGTTGTTGGTTTCTTATATTTACCAGGATCAAGCCGAATCATTGTTTTGGCAAAGTTTTTTGATCCTATTGACTGCGGGTGCCGTGCTTTGGTTTCCATTCCGTAATGAAAAGCGTCAACTCTATCATCGCGACGGTTTTTTGATCGTCGCTTTATTTTGGATGATTCTGGGGACGATGGGGGCCGTGCCGTTTATTTTAGGCGATACGCCTAGTTTATCGATTACCGATGCCGTGTTCGAATCGGTTTCGGGTTTCACGACGACCGGCGCGACCATTCTCGAAGGTTTGGACGATATGCCGAAATCGATTTTGTTTTATCGGCAATTATTGCAATGGTTCGGCGGGATGGGCGTTATCGTGTTGGCGTTGGCGGTTTTGCCGGTATTGGGCATCGGTGGCATGCAGTTGTTTCGGGCCGAAGTTCCGGGGCCTGTCAAAGATAGTAAGTTGACGCCACGTATAGCCGGGACCGCTAAGGCGCTTTGGGTGATCTATTTAGGGATTACGATAATCTGTGCGATCGCTTATCGAATTGCCGGTATGGATTGGTTCGATGCGATCGGGCATTCATTTTCGACGGCGGCTAATGGCGGTTATTCGACGCATGATGACAGCATCGGCTTTTTCAAAAATCCGGCGATAGAAATCGTCGCGATTTTTTTTATGGCCGTATCCGGTATGAATTTCGCTTTACATTTCGCTGCATTGCAAAGCGCGTCGTTGAAAGTTTATCTATTGGATAGCGAGGCGCGTACCTATTTGCTACTGATGATTTTATCGGGGTCAGTGGTCGGAGGAATTTTGTATTATGAAGGCATCTCTGATTTTTCGTTGTTCGATGCGATGCGGCATGGCATGTTTCAAATCGTCTCGTTTATGACCACAGCCGGATTTTCCACGACCGATTTTTATAACTGGCCAGGGCCGGTACCGGTAATGCTGGTGTTTATCGGTTTTGTCGGCGGCTGTGCGGGTTCGACGGCTGGAGGCTTGAAAGTCATACGCGTAATGTTGCTTTATAAACAAGGTGACCGAGAAATTCAACGCTTGATTCATCCGAATGCCCGTATTCCCGTTAAGGTTGGCAAGGAGGTGCAGCAAGAACGCATTATCGAGGCGGTTTGGGGTTTTTTCGGTTTATATGTCGTATCCTTCGTAGTGATTATGCTATTGATGATGGCCGGAGGGCTCGATCAAGTGACGGCATTTTCGGCTGTCGCGGCCTGTATCAATAACGTCGGCCCAGGCTTGGGGGATGTTGCGACAAGTTTTAGAACAGTAAGCGACCCGGTCAAGTGGTTGGCTTGTTTTGCGATGCTGCTGGGTCGCTTGGAAATATTTACGATTTTGGTATTGCTTTCGCCGAAATACTGGCGATACTAG